In a single window of the Azospirillum thiophilum genome:
- a CDS encoding TlyA family RNA methyltransferase — protein sequence MAKVRADVALVERGLVESRAKAQALILAGLVYSETRRIDKAGDLIAAEAPLAVKGQDHPWVSRGGLKLVKGLDSFAIDPAGLTAVDVGASTGGFTDVLLTRGAAKVFAVDVGHGQLAWKLRNDPRVVVLEKTNARHLTVAEIPDPIDLVVCDASFIGLEVVLPAALDLVVPGGRLVALIKPQFEVGKGRVGKGGVVREPELHQEVCDRIRAWLEGLPGWRVIDIAESPITGPEGNKEFLIGAVKNV from the coding sequence ATGGCAAAAGTGAGGGCGGATGTCGCCCTGGTGGAGCGCGGGCTGGTGGAAAGCCGCGCCAAGGCGCAGGCGTTGATCCTGGCCGGACTGGTCTATTCCGAGACCCGGCGCATCGACAAGGCGGGTGACTTGATCGCCGCCGAGGCGCCGCTTGCGGTCAAGGGGCAGGACCATCCCTGGGTGTCGCGCGGCGGGCTGAAGCTGGTGAAGGGGCTGGACAGTTTCGCCATCGACCCTGCCGGCTTGACCGCGGTCGATGTCGGCGCCTCCACCGGCGGCTTCACCGACGTGTTGCTGACCCGCGGCGCGGCCAAGGTCTTCGCCGTGGATGTCGGTCATGGCCAGCTGGCCTGGAAGCTGCGGAACGATCCGCGCGTGGTGGTGCTGGAGAAAACCAACGCCCGCCATCTGACGGTTGCGGAAATTCCCGATCCCATCGACCTCGTGGTCTGCGACGCCAGCTTCATCGGGCTGGAGGTGGTGCTGCCGGCAGCGCTGGACCTCGTGGTGCCCGGCGGTCGCCTGGTCGCGCTGATCAAGCCGCAGTTCGAGGTCGGCAAGGGCCGGGTCGGCAAGGGTGGCGTGGTGCGCGAACCGGAGTTGCATCAGGAAGTCTGCGACCGCATCCGGGCCTGGCTGGAGGGTTTGCCGGGCTGGCGCGTCATCGACATTGCCGAAAGCCCGATCACCGGACCGGAGGGAAACAAGGAGTTCCTCATCGGAGCGGTGAAGAACGTCTGA
- a CDS encoding TonB-dependent receptor plug domain-containing protein — protein sequence MPHASGQWAHRVHARRRFTTIRHWPKAIALTALSLFIGTPPAQAQDSSSTRLPSITVTGSAPAGEAIRLESVAPSVTVTREEFDTLPNDRVSDIVGRLPGVVVSGPPGEKKTFSLRGLPTDYTRVSVDGIQMPAPSRSFELMNMSSFLAGEVTLLRNPSAEHDAEGIAGRVAVTTRAIPDEPTGELRVGYGGLDGLNGTARAGGGAYGRRIDRFGLLGSVSYEERRLTKTKHNSEFTYSGGPGGQGFRRNEEEPKDVANLDAALDLAGFYDGGEIHFKPMLLRETSDIDKWRDQYRRVTGQFQDRVLTTGREEATNVGATLDHTHRFAGEVSLRTFANLSTAGYDTRNREVTLTPALAFGSATESESDYDERTVQGGSTLTVPLTMGVPQVLKAGVVVRAAKRTSDGESYTLNAAGTRSQTAANRLTSRQSDYEIEERYYAAFVQDEVTLGALTLTPGLRVERVTDRMTGYNGRFDTDATDLFPSLPIRYRLNDAIVLRGALSRQINRPNFQDMAPGITVRGSRTIYGNPDVTPTRSWSVDAGAEYHGDGFFLAANLFHRRVRDVIEADEVNNTTLVIRNVGDGYARGLELEQRFNLALLGIEALRPLTFFANQTFLKTEVNDPNTGKRPFAETPDITANIGLTWNDPDSGTILSATVNASTERLVVSNEGAGQIRRKTRRAEAFVDLYAEQRIVEGFSLFASAENLTDKARHEYEVTNGLRSRDAVIATGRTVLVGGRMRF from the coding sequence ATGCCGCACGCAAGCGGGCAGTGGGCGCACCGGGTCCATGCCCGGCGCCGCTTCACGACGATTCGTCACTGGCCGAAAGCCATCGCTCTCACGGCCTTGAGCCTTTTCATCGGGACTCCTCCCGCCCAAGCTCAGGACTCATCCTCCACCCGCCTGCCGTCGATCACCGTCACCGGCTCGGCACCGGCCGGCGAGGCCATCCGCCTGGAGTCGGTGGCACCCAGCGTGACCGTGACGCGTGAGGAGTTCGACACACTGCCCAACGACCGCGTCAGTGACATCGTCGGGCGCCTGCCGGGCGTCGTGGTGTCCGGCCCGCCGGGCGAAAAGAAGACCTTCTCCCTGCGCGGCCTGCCGACCGACTACACCCGCGTCAGCGTCGACGGCATCCAGATGCCGGCGCCCAGCCGCAGCTTCGAACTGATGAACATGTCGTCCTTCCTGGCCGGGGAGGTCACGCTGCTGCGCAACCCGTCGGCCGAGCACGACGCCGAGGGCATCGCCGGGCGGGTCGCCGTCACCACGCGCGCCATCCCCGACGAACCCACCGGCGAGTTGCGCGTCGGCTACGGCGGGCTGGACGGGCTGAACGGAACCGCCAGGGCGGGCGGCGGCGCCTATGGGCGGCGGATCGACCGCTTCGGCCTGCTCGGGTCCGTCTCCTACGAGGAACGCCGGCTCACCAAGACCAAGCACAACAGCGAGTTCACCTATTCCGGCGGCCCCGGCGGCCAGGGATTCCGCCGCAACGAGGAGGAACCCAAGGACGTCGCCAATCTCGACGCGGCGCTCGACCTCGCCGGCTTCTATGACGGCGGCGAAATCCATTTCAAGCCGATGCTGCTGCGCGAAACCTCCGACATCGACAAATGGCGCGACCAGTACCGCCGCGTCACCGGCCAGTTCCAGGACCGCGTACTGACCACCGGGCGCGAGGAGGCGACCAACGTCGGCGCCACGCTCGACCACACCCACCGCTTCGCCGGCGAGGTGTCATTGCGGACCTTCGCCAACCTGTCGACGGCCGGTTACGACACCCGCAACCGCGAGGTGACGCTGACCCCGGCGCTCGCCTTCGGCTCGGCGACGGAAAGTGAATCCGACTATGACGAGCGGACCGTCCAGGGCGGCAGCACGCTGACGGTGCCGCTGACCATGGGCGTGCCGCAGGTGCTCAAGGCCGGCGTGGTGGTCCGGGCAGCCAAGCGCACCAGCGACGGCGAGAGCTACACGTTGAACGCCGCCGGGACGCGCTCGCAGACCGCGGCCAACCGCCTGACCTCGCGGCAGTCCGACTACGAGATCGAGGAGCGCTACTACGCCGCCTTCGTCCAGGACGAGGTGACGCTGGGCGCCCTGACCCTCACGCCCGGCCTGCGGGTGGAGCGGGTGACCGACCGGATGACCGGCTACAACGGCCGCTTCGACACCGATGCCACCGACCTGTTCCCTTCGCTCCCCATCCGCTACCGGCTGAACGATGCGATCGTGCTGCGGGGCGCGCTGTCGCGGCAGATCAACCGGCCGAACTTCCAGGACATGGCGCCGGGCATCACCGTGCGCGGGTCGCGCACCATCTACGGCAACCCCGACGTGACGCCGACCCGGTCCTGGAGCGTCGATGCCGGGGCCGAATATCATGGCGACGGCTTCTTCCTGGCGGCGAACCTGTTCCATCGCCGGGTGCGGGACGTCATCGAGGCCGACGAGGTGAACAACACGACGCTTGTGATCCGCAACGTCGGCGACGGCTACGCCCGCGGGCTGGAGCTGGAACAGCGCTTCAACCTGGCCCTGCTCGGCATCGAGGCGCTGCGGCCGCTGACCTTCTTCGCCAACCAGACCTTCCTGAAGACCGAGGTGAACGACCCCAACACCGGCAAGCGGCCCTTCGCCGAGACACCGGACATCACCGCGAACATCGGTCTGACCTGGAACGATCCCGACAGCGGCACCATCCTGTCGGCGACCGTCAACGCCAGCACCGAACGGCTGGTCGTCAGCAACGAAGGGGCCGGGCAGATCCGCCGCAAGACCCGCCGGGCCGAGGCCTTCGTCGATCTCTACGCCGAACAGCGGATCGTCGAGGGGTTCAGCCTGTTCGCCAGTGCCGAGAACCTGACCGACAAGGCACGCCACGAGTATGAGGTGACCAACGGCTTGCGGTCGCGCGATGCTGTCATCGCCACCGGCCGTACGGTGCTGGTCGGCGGCCGCATGCGGTTCTGA